GTGGCCTGGAAAAAAGAAGAACGAGAAAAATACATCCAGGAGGTCAGCTCCATCATTGGCGAGAAACTTTCCTCTTATAGCCTAACGGGGAAGGTTAGTGGTCGACCCAAACATTTTTATAGTATTTACCGTAAGATGAAAGCTCAAAGTTTGGAATTTGAGCAGGTGTATGATGTCATCGCTTTTCGCATCATCTTAGACACGGTTAAAGACTGTTATGAAGCACTGGGAATTATCCACTCTCTTTGGAAGCCCGTACCCGGACGTTTCAAAGATTACATCGCTATGCCTAAAGCCAACGGCTACCAATCGTTACACACGACCGTAATCGGCCCCTACGGGGAGCGAGTAGAAATCCAGCTTCGCACGGAAGAAATGAATCGCACGGCTGAAGAGGGCATCGCCGCCCACTGGCAGTATAAAGAAGGTAAGGAGATTACCGCCAAGGACAGCAGACAATTCGCCTGGGTTCGGCAGCTTTTAGAATGGCAGCAGGATTTGCGCGACCCCAGAGAGTTCCTGGAGACGGTGAAGATCGACCTCTTTCCCGACGAAGTCTATGTTTTTACACCCAAAGGAGATGTAAAACAATTCCCTGTTGGTTCTACCCCGGTAGACTTCGCCTACAGCGTCCATACGCAAATCGGCAACCAGTGTGTGGGGGCGAAAATCAACGGCAAGATCGTCCCCCTGCGTTACCAGCTTAAAAACGGCGATATCGTCGAGATCGTCACTGCCGCCGGACATCAGCCCAGCAAAGACTGGCTGAAGTTCGTCCAAACCTCCCGCGCCCGCACCAAGATCCGGCAATGGATCAAAGCCCAGGCCCGGGAACGCTCGCTGGACCTGGGTAAAGAGATCTGCGAACGGGAGTTTAAAAAATACCACCTGGACTTTGGCAAAATCCTCAAGTCCGAGGAGATGAAGAAGATCGTCAGCGAATTATCCTTCCAATCCCTCGATGACTTGATGGCCGAAGTAGGATACGGCAACGTCTCCTCCACCCAGATTATCACCAAACTGATCCCTCCCGAAAAACTCGAAAAAGAAAAAAAAGAAGAATCCCGCCTTAGGCGTTTGGCCCAAAAAATCCGCGGAGAACCCAGTGGCATTCAGATTCGGGGAATCCAGGATATGATGGTACGATTCGGTAAATGCTGCAACCCTCTTCCCGGCGATGCGATTTCAGGCTACATTACCCGGGGCCGAGGGGTCACCGTTCATACGGCCGACTGTCCCAATATCCTGGGTAGCGAACCTCAACGAATGATCCCCGTTTCCTGGAACTTGAAGGAAAAGGCCATCCATGCCGTACGCGTTCGTGTTGTTTGCAACGACAAGAAGGGTTTGCTCGCCGAGATTAGCTCGGCGTTGGCCTCCTCAGAAGTGAACATCATCCGGGCGGATGTAGCTACAACCGAAGACAAGAGGGCAATTTGTAATTTCGAGTTAGAGGTCCACGATCTTAAGCATTTACAAAACGCCTTCCGGTCGCTGACCAAACTCAAGAGTGTCCTGAAAGTGGAACGTTTGCGGGGCTTACCCGCAATGGAAAAAGAAGAAAAAAGAGCTGAAGCTTAAAGCAGGGGAAAGTTACGAGTTACGTGTTCCGGGTTTCGGGTTCATTTTTTGAACTTGAAACTTGTAACTCGAAACTTGGCACTTTTTTATTAAACAGCTTTAACCACCAAACCTGAGCGCAGGCAGCGTGTACAAACTCGTATCCTCCGGGTTGTGCCTTTTTGGATGGCGTGAACCCGCTGTAAATTTGGATACCAGCGGCGTTTGGTCCGGTTGTTAGCATGGCTCACTTTATTCCCCACCCGGGGGCCCTTTCCACAGATCCCACACGATCGAGCCATTGAATTCCTCCGC
The Deltaproteobacteria bacterium genome window above contains:
- a CDS encoding bifunctional (p)ppGpp synthetase/guanosine-3',5'-bis(diphosphate) 3'-pyrophosphohydrolase; the encoded protein is MIRLNDILEKLYRYLPGADLGLIEKAYVFSAKVHQGQVRLSGEPYLIHPLEVAAILADMKMDIATVASGLLHDTVEDTFTTPDEIKQTFGPEIAGLVDGLTKISKITLSTREEQQAENFRKMLLAMAKDIRIVLIKLADRLHNMRTLQHLLPENQTKIAQETLDIYAPLANRLGIDRIKTELEDLSFRYLYPEEYQRLAREVAWKKEEREKYIQEVSSIIGEKLSSYSLTGKVSGRPKHFYSIYRKMKAQSLEFEQVYDVIAFRIILDTVKDCYEALGIIHSLWKPVPGRFKDYIAMPKANGYQSLHTTVIGPYGERVEIQLRTEEMNRTAEEGIAAHWQYKEGKEITAKDSRQFAWVRQLLEWQQDLRDPREFLETVKIDLFPDEVYVFTPKGDVKQFPVGSTPVDFAYSVHTQIGNQCVGAKINGKIVPLRYQLKNGDIVEIVTAAGHQPSKDWLKFVQTSRARTKIRQWIKAQARERSLDLGKEICEREFKKYHLDFGKILKSEEMKKIVSELSFQSLDDLMAEVGYGNVSSTQIITKLIPPEKLEKEKKEESRLRRLAQKIRGEPSGIQIRGIQDMMVRFGKCCNPLPGDAISGYITRGRGVTVHTADCPNILGSEPQRMIPVSWNLKEKAIHAVRVRVVCNDKKGLLAEISSALASSEVNIIRADVATTEDKRAICNFELEVHDLKHLQNAFRSLTKLKSVLKVERLRGLPAMEKEEKRAEA
- the rpmB gene encoding 50S ribosomal protein L28; the encoded protein is MARSCGICGKGPRVGNKVSHANNRTKRRWYPNLQRVHAIQKGTTRRIRVCTRCLRSGLVVKAV